A section of the Agrococcus sp. SGAir0287 genome encodes:
- the manA gene encoding mannose-6-phosphate isomerase, class I: MSEGTPTVRLARIANDVRDYAWGSETLVADYLGRAPSGGPEAELWLGAHPAWPARLDDGTPLDAALAEAGAAQPGILLKVLAAAHALSLQVHPSTAQARAGFAAEEAAGVPLGAAHRSYKDPRSKPELIVAVTPFEALSGFQPTARTLAVLDALAALDDRVAPYASVVRSSTREALAWLLAGGDDVDAVVAGVVAAAPRLGAEHAAAVDTVARLHADYPDDAGIATALMLHRVSLAPGEGVFLPAGNLHAYLSGLGIELMEASDNVLRGGLTPKHVDRDELLRIVDVAPVEDPRMRPEPLEGAIAYRPAAPFELRHVVGSHEAGPAACAIVLAAAPTSVEVAGERLDLARGEAAFASSPDGIRVDTPDAWLALETLDTP, encoded by the coding sequence ATGAGCGAGGGCACGCCGACCGTCCGCTTGGCGCGCATCGCCAACGACGTGCGCGACTACGCATGGGGCAGCGAGACGCTCGTCGCCGACTACCTCGGACGAGCGCCGTCGGGAGGCCCGGAGGCCGAGCTGTGGCTCGGCGCGCACCCGGCCTGGCCCGCGCGCCTCGACGACGGCACGCCGCTCGACGCGGCGCTCGCGGAGGCGGGCGCTGCGCAGCCGGGCATCCTGCTCAAGGTGCTCGCCGCGGCGCACGCGCTCTCGCTGCAGGTGCATCCGTCGACGGCGCAGGCGCGAGCGGGGTTCGCCGCGGAGGAGGCTGCGGGCGTGCCGCTCGGCGCCGCCCACCGCTCCTACAAGGACCCGCGATCGAAGCCCGAGCTCATCGTGGCCGTCACGCCGTTCGAGGCGCTGTCGGGCTTCCAGCCGACCGCTCGCACCCTGGCCGTGCTCGACGCGCTCGCCGCGCTCGACGACCGCGTCGCCCCCTACGCGTCGGTGGTCCGCAGCTCGACGCGGGAGGCGCTCGCCTGGCTGCTCGCGGGCGGCGACGACGTCGACGCCGTCGTGGCGGGGGTCGTCGCCGCGGCGCCGCGGCTCGGCGCCGAGCACGCCGCCGCCGTCGACACGGTCGCACGCTTGCACGCCGACTACCCGGACGACGCGGGCATCGCGACGGCGCTCATGCTGCATCGCGTCTCGCTCGCGCCCGGCGAGGGCGTCTTCCTGCCGGCCGGCAACCTGCACGCCTACCTCTCGGGCCTCGGGATCGAGCTCATGGAGGCGAGCGACAACGTGCTGCGCGGCGGTCTCACGCCCAAGCACGTCGACCGCGACGAGCTGCTGCGCATCGTCGACGTCGCGCCCGTCGAGGATCCCCGCATGCGGCCCGAGCCGCTCGAGGGCGCCATCGCGTACCGACCCGCGGCGCCGTTCGAGCTGCGCCACGTCGTCGGATCTCACGAGGCCGGCCCTGCCGCCTGCGCGATCGTGCTCGCCGCCGCGCCGACGAGCGTCGAGGTCGCGGGGGAGCGGCTCGACCTGGCACGCGGCGAGGCGGCCTTCGCATCGAGTCCCGATGGCATCCGCGTCGACACGCCCGACGCCTGGCTGGCGCTGGAGACCCTCGACACGCCGTGA
- a CDS encoding WhiB family transcriptional regulator: MRDSNRRSVPEDWYVDPVQLGVPGSPLRRTASVDVDDDGQLAWQADALCAQTDPEAFFPEKGGSTRDAKRICEGCDVRAQCLDYALRNDERFGIWGGLSERERRRLRRSA; this comes from the coding sequence ATGCGCGACTCGAACCGCCGCAGCGTTCCCGAGGACTGGTACGTCGACCCCGTCCAGCTGGGGGTTCCCGGATCTCCGCTCCGTCGGACCGCCTCCGTCGACGTCGACGACGACGGCCAGCTGGCGTGGCAGGCCGACGCCCTGTGCGCGCAGACCGATCCCGAGGCCTTCTTCCCCGAGAAGGGCGGGTCGACGCGCGACGCGAAGCGCATCTGCGAGGGCTGCGACGTGCGTGCGCAGTGCCTCGACTACGCGCTGCGCAACGACGAGCGCTTCGGCATCTGGGGCGGGCTCTCCGAGCGCGAGCGCCGCAGGCTCCGCCGCTCCGCCTGA
- a CDS encoding glycosyltransferase produces the protein MRQRVLVVLAVRNGADYLQRTLEAIAAQSVAPERVVAVDARSTDASRRLLDGADVALVDAPSTASYVDAIRAGVASLPAAEEGDWLWFLAHDAVPHDRALEMLLATVETSPSVAVVGPKVMRAAEPDTFAEYGQTMTPLGRSVRLHDGELDQGQHDGDSDALGVAESGVLVRRDVLEALGGLDPALPSVDAGLDLGVRARLAGHRVALQPAARVRRAGGPEHFRLRHVSDARRTRIGRAAQLHRRLAYAAAVLVPLHWLALLPLALVRSIGHVLAKRPGSIPAEWAAAAAAAVRLGRVARARRRIRRTRVARWRDLRPLRVSWRALREHRQRVGDDVDHNARVVDERVGFVEGAGLWVAALAAVVGVLVLAPLIGAGALTGGALLPLDATVGGLWADATWGVRDGVGDVVGPADGFAILVAALGTLAPWMPSASVIVVLVLVLAAPLAAIAAWWFVRSCTTSRWMPTAGAAAWAFAPALLLAVHEGRLGAVVAHVLLPVAAGCALRASASWRATGGAALALAAVAAGAPSLLPALLVGVLGVAAASWRSPRVLLAAVPALLLVGPTVVTQWLAGTPLHALADPGVPLASPPATPLQLLLGMPEGDLGGVGLVADALGFEARWLAIALAAPLLVLAVLGPILRLRALVGIGIAALGLATAIGQTHVAVASTGTEVVTVWAGSGVSLMLLGLLVAATRAVDALEARAGIPISLVTLVAALGAAPAVVLGMLAPALEAAPERALPAFVVADADADVGTLVLAPLDDGTIAARIERGAGSTLTDASTLVATAPVGPQDEALATVAANLVAGGGDVDGRLDDWSVRYVLLADGDASLGDVVESSLSERDGLETIGETTFGVLWQRDVVVEPAAAPSTWAALLLAGQLLALGIAIVLALPSARRGARVRSRRAKIVKDWA, from the coding sequence GTGCGTCAGCGTGTCCTCGTCGTGCTCGCCGTCCGGAACGGCGCCGACTACCTGCAGCGGACGCTCGAGGCGATCGCGGCGCAGTCCGTGGCGCCCGAGCGCGTCGTCGCCGTCGACGCGCGCAGCACGGACGCATCGCGTCGACTGCTCGACGGCGCCGACGTCGCGCTCGTCGACGCACCCTCGACCGCGTCGTACGTCGACGCGATCCGGGCCGGGGTCGCGTCGCTGCCGGCGGCCGAGGAGGGCGACTGGCTCTGGTTCCTCGCGCACGACGCCGTGCCGCATGACCGCGCGCTCGAGATGCTGCTCGCGACCGTCGAGACGAGCCCGTCGGTCGCCGTCGTCGGACCGAAGGTCATGCGCGCGGCGGAGCCCGATACGTTCGCGGAGTACGGCCAGACGATGACGCCCCTCGGCCGCAGCGTGCGTCTGCACGACGGCGAGCTCGACCAGGGCCAGCACGACGGGGACTCCGATGCGCTCGGCGTGGCCGAGTCCGGCGTGCTCGTGCGGCGCGACGTGCTCGAAGCGCTCGGCGGCCTCGACCCCGCGCTGCCGAGCGTCGACGCGGGGCTCGACCTCGGCGTCCGCGCGCGACTGGCCGGCCATCGGGTCGCGCTGCAGCCCGCGGCACGCGTGCGGCGCGCCGGCGGTCCCGAGCACTTCCGGCTGCGGCACGTCTCCGACGCCAGACGCACGCGCATCGGGCGTGCCGCGCAGCTGCATCGGCGGCTCGCGTACGCGGCCGCGGTGCTCGTGCCCCTGCACTGGCTCGCGCTGCTCCCGCTCGCGCTCGTGCGATCCATCGGCCACGTGCTGGCCAAGCGGCCGGGCAGCATCCCGGCCGAGTGGGCCGCTGCCGCGGCCGCGGCCGTGCGGCTCGGTCGCGTCGCCCGCGCGCGGCGCCGCATCCGACGGACGCGCGTGGCGCGCTGGCGCGACCTGCGACCGCTGCGCGTGTCGTGGCGCGCGCTGCGCGAGCACCGTCAGCGCGTCGGCGACGACGTCGACCACAACGCCCGCGTCGTCGACGAGCGCGTCGGCTTCGTCGAGGGCGCGGGCCTCTGGGTCGCTGCGCTCGCAGCCGTCGTCGGCGTGCTCGTGCTCGCGCCGCTCATCGGCGCCGGTGCCCTGACGGGCGGCGCCCTCCTCCCGCTCGACGCCACGGTCGGCGGGCTGTGGGCGGATGCGACGTGGGGCGTGCGAGACGGCGTCGGCGACGTCGTCGGCCCCGCCGACGGCTTCGCGATCCTCGTCGCAGCCCTCGGCACGCTCGCGCCGTGGATGCCGTCCGCGAGCGTGATCGTCGTGCTCGTGCTCGTGCTCGCCGCGCCCCTCGCGGCGATCGCCGCCTGGTGGTTCGTGCGGTCGTGCACGACGAGCCGATGGATGCCGACGGCGGGTGCCGCCGCGTGGGCGTTCGCGCCCGCGCTCCTGCTCGCGGTGCACGAGGGTCGACTCGGTGCCGTGGTGGCCCACGTGCTGCTGCCGGTCGCCGCCGGGTGCGCGCTGCGCGCGTCGGCATCCTGGCGCGCGACCGGAGGCGCCGCCCTCGCACTCGCGGCCGTCGCCGCAGGCGCGCCGTCGCTGCTGCCCGCGCTGCTCGTCGGCGTCCTCGGCGTCGCGGCGGCGTCGTGGCGATCGCCGCGCGTGCTCCTCGCCGCCGTGCCCGCGCTGCTGCTCGTCGGCCCGACGGTCGTGACGCAGTGGCTCGCAGGCACGCCGCTGCACGCCCTCGCCGATCCCGGCGTGCCGCTCGCGAGCCCGCCGGCGACGCCGCTGCAGCTCCTGCTGGGCATGCCGGAGGGCGACCTCGGCGGCGTCGGGCTCGTCGCAGACGCGCTCGGCTTCGAGGCGCGCTGGCTCGCGATCGCGCTCGCGGCGCCGCTGCTCGTGCTCGCCGTGCTCGGCCCGATCCTGCGCCTGCGCGCGCTCGTGGGCATCGGGATCGCCGCGCTCGGCCTGGCGACGGCGATCGGGCAGACGCACGTCGCCGTCGCCTCGACCGGCACCGAGGTCGTGACGGTGTGGGCGGGCTCGGGCGTGAGCCTCATGCTGCTGGGGCTGCTCGTCGCGGCGACGCGCGCGGTCGACGCGCTCGAGGCGCGCGCCGGCATCCCGATCTCCCTCGTGACCCTCGTCGCCGCGCTCGGGGCCGCGCCCGCCGTCGTGCTCGGCATGCTCGCCCCCGCGCTCGAGGCGGCGCCCGAGCGCGCGCTGCCCGCCTTCGTCGTCGCCGACGCGGACGCCGACGTCGGCACCCTGGTGCTCGCGCCCCTCGACGACGGCACGATCGCCGCGCGCATCGAGCGCGGAGCGGGCTCCACGCTCACCGACGCCTCCACCCTCGTCGCGACCGCGCCCGTCGGACCGCAGGACGAGGCCCTCGCCACGGTCGCCGCGAACCTCGTCGCGGGCGGCGGCGACGTCGACGGACGCCTCGACGACTGGTCGGTCCGCTACGTCCTGCTCGCCGACGGCGACGCCTCCCTCGGCGACGTCGTCGAGTCGAGCCTCTCCGAGCGCGACGGGCTCGAGACGATCGGGGAGACGACGTTCGGCGTGCTCTGGCAGCGCGACGTCGTCGTCGAGCCCGCGGCGGCGCCGTCGACGTGGGCCGCGCTCCTGCTGGCCGGGCAGCTGCTCGCCCTCGGCATCGCGATCGTCCTCGCGCTGCCGTCGGCGCGGCGCGGCGCACGCGTGCGGTCGCGTCGGGCGAAGATCGTGAAGGACTGGGCATGA
- a CDS encoding DUF5719 family protein produces the protein MSDDRSGSDERDDVQPATAPDDADAPRPEAPDASAPTVDATRVEAGDADPGAPLDDVDASREPPARDGDADVDLATDVVATDREAAANEAAERERARERRRPGLWALRATAGAATIAVGVLGVLAAPTLPSVEADPRTATVAPDAPEETRVCAGPLIGIGDASGDAAAIEVLADDRLEASASEREPLAVAGVDAAPEVLRGTDLAGAEWLTVASDVARGAAASECGQPATSQWLVGGSTTTGRSSVLTIANPGTTPTSVDLAVHGPDGRVDAVGSTGIAVGAGSVVLVDLAALAPGLVSPVVQVATTGGPVVAHLQHRVVRTLDPGGVEIVDPSHAGTDVAIPAVTIGEATGLQTQEGFADAAPALRLLAQESTRVTITTIAAGEEPIDSTLDLVGGSVAEVDLSGLAPGTYAFRIASDVPVVAAARAIRVDGDAVDLDWVQGQTEALDGATAVAVAPGESPTLHLLSLADEPTTVRVGETEVGLVPGGIRSVPLAAGTTTIEGSQVVAAVSYAGGSGIAGYAITPPIAVRSSIDVVL, from the coding sequence ATGAGCGACGACCGCAGCGGCTCCGACGAGCGCGACGACGTGCAGCCAGCCACCGCGCCGGACGACGCGGACGCGCCGCGACCCGAGGCGCCGGACGCGTCGGCTCCGACCGTCGACGCGACTCGTGTCGAGGCCGGCGACGCCGACCCCGGCGCCCCGCTCGACGACGTCGACGCGTCCCGCGAGCCCCCGGCTCGTGACGGCGACGCGGACGTCGACCTCGCCACCGACGTCGTGGCTACGGATCGGGAGGCGGCGGCCAACGAGGCGGCGGAGCGGGAGCGGGCTCGCGAGCGGCGCAGGCCCGGGCTCTGGGCGCTGCGCGCCACAGCGGGGGCCGCGACGATCGCGGTCGGCGTGCTCGGCGTGCTCGCCGCGCCGACGCTGCCGAGCGTGGAGGCCGACCCGCGCACGGCGACCGTCGCCCCCGACGCCCCCGAGGAGACCCGCGTGTGCGCGGGACCGCTCATCGGCATCGGCGACGCCAGCGGCGACGCCGCGGCGATCGAGGTGCTCGCCGACGATCGGCTCGAGGCGTCGGCCAGCGAGCGGGAGCCCCTCGCCGTCGCGGGCGTCGACGCGGCGCCCGAGGTGCTGCGAGGCACCGACCTCGCCGGCGCCGAGTGGCTCACGGTGGCGAGCGACGTCGCACGCGGTGCCGCCGCGAGCGAGTGCGGCCAGCCGGCGACGTCGCAGTGGCTCGTCGGCGGCTCCACGACGACGGGGCGCAGCAGCGTCCTCACGATCGCGAACCCCGGCACGACCCCGACGTCCGTCGACCTCGCCGTCCATGGCCCCGACGGTCGCGTCGACGCCGTCGGCAGCACCGGCATCGCCGTCGGGGCGGGTAGCGTCGTGCTCGTCGACCTCGCGGCCCTGGCCCCCGGGCTCGTATCGCCCGTCGTGCAGGTCGCGACGACCGGCGGGCCCGTCGTCGCGCACCTCCAGCACCGCGTCGTGCGCACGCTCGATCCGGGCGGCGTCGAGATCGTCGACCCGTCCCACGCGGGCACGGACGTCGCGATCCCCGCCGTCACGATCGGGGAGGCGACGGGCCTGCAGACGCAGGAGGGCTTCGCCGACGCCGCGCCGGCCCTGCGCCTGCTCGCCCAGGAGTCGACGCGCGTCACCATCACGACGATCGCCGCGGGCGAGGAGCCCATCGACTCGACCCTCGACCTCGTCGGCGGCAGCGTCGCCGAGGTCGACCTCTCGGGGCTCGCGCCCGGCACGTACGCGTTCAGGATCGCCTCCGACGTGCCCGTGGTCGCCGCTGCGCGCGCGATCCGCGTCGACGGCGACGCCGTGGACCTCGACTGGGTGCAGGGGCAGACGGAGGCGCTCGACGGCGCGACGGCCGTCGCCGTGGCGCCCGGCGAGTCTCCGACGCTCCACCTGCTCTCCCTCGCCGACGAGCCGACCACCGTGCGCGTGGGTGAGACGGAGGTGGGGCTCGTGCCCGGCGGCATCCGCTCCGTGCCGCTCGCGGCCGGGACGACGACGATCGAGGGCTCGCAGGTCGTCGCCGCCGTCTCGTACGCGGGAGGCTCCGGCATCGCCGGCTACGCCATCACGCCGCCGATCGCGGTGCGATCGAGCATCGACGTCGTGCTCTGA
- a CDS encoding metallopeptidase family protein codes for MPRARTRRRHDRGPRSSLAGPVLPLLESRETRFEDTVADAAEYLLGLWPDELAGARFRWSDMPPSELAPTATEVPQWWVDHHERTITVFRLPIQRLVQLHVDDDWHRRVAIESCVFRAAAELIGREPWEIAPDRYRHH; via the coding sequence ATGCCCCGTGCACGCACCCGACGACGGCACGACCGGGGTCCCAGGTCCTCGCTGGCCGGGCCGGTGCTGCCGCTGCTCGAGTCGCGCGAGACGCGGTTCGAGGACACGGTCGCGGACGCCGCGGAGTACCTGCTGGGGCTGTGGCCCGACGAGCTCGCCGGTGCGCGCTTCCGCTGGTCGGACATGCCGCCGTCCGAGCTCGCGCCGACGGCCACCGAGGTGCCGCAGTGGTGGGTCGACCATCACGAGCGCACGATCACGGTCTTCCGCCTGCCCATCCAGCGGCTCGTGCAGCTGCACGTCGACGACGACTGGCATCGGCGCGTCGCGATCGAGTCGTGCGTCTTCCGCGCGGCCGCCGAGCTCATCGGTCGCGAGCCGTGGGAGATCGCGCCGGACCGCTACCGGCATCACTGA
- a CDS encoding DUF3499 family protein — protein sequence MDGRLCSRPTCRNYADRTLTYDYDDRMMAIGPLLDARQEGGYDLCDVHAARIQPPAGWTIVQHRADAGRTDA from the coding sequence ATGGACGGCAGGCTGTGCTCGAGGCCCACGTGCCGCAACTACGCCGACCGCACGCTCACGTACGACTACGACGACCGCATGATGGCGATCGGCCCGCTGCTCGACGCGAGGCAGGAGGGCGGCTACGACCTCTGCGACGTGCACGCCGCGCGCATCCAGCCGCCGGCCGGATGGACGATCGTGCAGCACCGCGCCGACGCCGGGCGCACGGACGCCTGA
- a CDS encoding phosphomannomutase/phosphoglucomutase yields MTDADVLATIVKAYDVRGLVDGQLTPDVVRALGAAFLDEVGASAPVVIGHDMRPSSPELAAAAAEGVVARGGDVVRIGLCSTDESYFASGSLDAPAIMFTASHNPAAYNGMKLSRAGAQAMSLDTGLAAIRDRAAGYLASGIPDAVERGTVVDRDVLADYASLLRSLVDLSRSRPLKVVVDAANGMGGLTVPAVLGTAAGLPALPIEVVPMYFELDGTFPNHEANPLEPKNLVDLQAAVVQHDADLGLAFDGDADRCFVVDEHGAAVSPSAISAIVALREVRRVQAEGETDVVVLHNLISSRIVPETIVAAGATPVRTRVGHSLIKAEMARTNAVFGGEHSAHYYFRDFFGADNGMLAALHVLAQLGASDEPMSSLAARFTPYHASGEINSTVHDVPAAYARIVEAFAHDGVLDDLDGLFLTAHDGSWWLSVRPSNTEPLLRLNVEAEDAGTMERIRDAALAIIRA; encoded by the coding sequence ATGACCGACGCCGACGTCCTCGCCACGATCGTCAAGGCCTACGACGTGCGCGGGCTCGTCGACGGCCAGCTCACCCCTGACGTCGTGCGAGCGCTCGGCGCCGCCTTCCTCGACGAGGTGGGCGCGTCCGCTCCCGTGGTCATCGGCCACGACATGCGTCCCTCGTCGCCCGAGCTCGCCGCCGCCGCCGCCGAGGGCGTCGTCGCGCGCGGCGGCGACGTCGTGCGCATCGGGCTGTGCTCGACCGACGAGTCGTACTTCGCCTCGGGCAGCCTCGACGCGCCCGCGATCATGTTCACCGCATCCCACAACCCCGCGGCGTACAACGGCATGAAGCTCTCGCGCGCCGGCGCGCAGGCCATGAGCCTCGACACGGGGCTCGCGGCGATCCGCGACCGCGCAGCCGGCTACCTCGCGTCCGGCATCCCGGATGCGGTCGAGCGCGGGACGGTCGTCGACCGCGACGTCCTCGCCGACTACGCGAGCCTCCTGCGCTCGCTCGTCGACCTCTCCCGCAGCCGACCGCTGAAGGTCGTCGTCGACGCCGCGAACGGCATGGGCGGGCTCACGGTCCCCGCCGTGCTCGGCACCGCCGCAGGGCTTCCCGCGCTGCCCATCGAGGTCGTGCCCATGTACTTCGAGCTCGACGGCACCTTCCCGAACCACGAGGCGAACCCCCTCGAGCCGAAGAACCTCGTCGACCTGCAGGCCGCGGTCGTGCAGCACGACGCCGACCTCGGGCTCGCCTTCGACGGCGACGCCGACCGGTGCTTCGTCGTCGACGAGCACGGCGCCGCCGTGTCGCCGTCGGCGATCTCGGCGATCGTCGCCCTGCGCGAGGTGCGTCGGGTGCAGGCTGAGGGGGAGACGGACGTCGTCGTGCTGCACAACCTCATCTCGTCGCGCATCGTGCCCGAGACCATCGTCGCCGCCGGCGCCACGCCCGTGCGCACGCGCGTCGGCCACTCGCTCATCAAGGCCGAGATGGCGCGCACGAACGCGGTCTTCGGCGGCGAGCACAGCGCGCACTACTACTTCCGCGACTTCTTCGGCGCCGACAACGGCATGCTCGCGGCGCTGCACGTGCTCGCGCAGCTCGGCGCGTCCGACGAGCCGATGTCCTCGCTCGCCGCCCGCTTCACGCCGTACCACGCATCCGGCGAGATCAACTCGACCGTGCACGACGTGCCCGCCGCCTACGCGCGCATCGTCGAGGCGTTCGCGCACGACGGCGTGCTCGACGACCTCGACGGCCTGTTCCTCACCGCCCACGACGGGTCGTGGTGGCTGTCCGTGCGCCCGTCGAACACCGAGCCGCTGCTGCGCCTCAACGTCGAGGCGGAGGATGCTGGGACCATGGAACGCATCCGGGACGCCGCGCTCGCAATCATCCGCGCCTGA
- the ahcY gene encoding adenosylhomocysteinase: MTVDAASRLDFQVRDLALADAGRHQIRLAEHEMPGLMALRERYAAEQPLAGQRIAGSLHMTVQTAVLIETLVALGADVRWASCNIFSTQDEAAAAVVVGPTGTVDEPAGVPVFAWKGETLEEYWACTQQIFAFAEGPTLILDDGGDATLLVHRGRALEQEGRLPVTPDDASEEERVVDAVLTASISADGRYWTRIADGLLGVTEETTTGVHRLYELAREGQLLFPAINVNDAVTKSKFDNRYGIRHSLPDGLNRATDVLIGGKVAFVVGYGDVGKGAAESLRGQGARVIVSEVDPICALQAAMDGYQVARVEDVLDEVDIWVTTTGNEHVITTDHMLGMKHLAIVANVGHFDNEIDVAGLARTGAERIEIKPQVHEWRLPTGRSILVLSEGRLMNLGNATGHPSFVMSNSFSNQVLAQIELAQRASEYTTDVHVLPKVLDEEVARLHLDALGVRLTTLTDRQARYIGVPVAGPFKPDHYRY; this comes from the coding sequence ATGACCGTGGATGCAGCCAGCCGACTCGACTTCCAGGTGCGCGACCTCGCGCTCGCGGACGCCGGACGCCACCAGATCCGCCTCGCCGAGCACGAGATGCCCGGCCTCATGGCGCTCCGCGAGCGCTACGCCGCCGAGCAGCCCCTCGCGGGCCAGCGCATCGCAGGCTCCCTGCACATGACCGTGCAGACCGCCGTGCTCATCGAGACGCTCGTCGCGCTCGGCGCCGACGTGCGCTGGGCGTCGTGCAACATCTTCTCCACGCAGGACGAGGCGGCCGCCGCGGTCGTCGTCGGCCCGACGGGCACGGTCGACGAGCCCGCCGGCGTGCCCGTCTTCGCGTGGAAGGGCGAGACCCTCGAGGAGTACTGGGCCTGCACGCAGCAGATCTTCGCCTTCGCGGAGGGCCCGACGCTCATCCTCGACGACGGCGGCGACGCCACGCTGCTCGTGCATCGCGGCCGCGCGCTCGAGCAGGAGGGGCGCCTGCCCGTCACGCCCGACGACGCGAGCGAGGAGGAGCGCGTCGTCGACGCGGTGCTGACGGCGTCGATCTCGGCCGACGGCCGGTACTGGACGCGCATCGCCGACGGCCTGCTCGGCGTCACCGAGGAGACGACGACGGGCGTGCACCGCCTCTACGAGCTCGCGCGCGAGGGCCAGCTGCTGTTCCCGGCGATCAACGTGAACGACGCCGTCACGAAGTCGAAGTTCGACAACCGCTACGGCATCCGGCACTCGCTGCCCGACGGCTTGAACCGCGCCACCGACGTGCTCATCGGCGGCAAGGTCGCGTTCGTCGTCGGCTACGGCGACGTCGGCAAGGGTGCTGCGGAGTCGCTGCGCGGCCAGGGCGCGCGGGTCATCGTGTCCGAGGTCGACCCGATCTGCGCGCTGCAGGCGGCGATGGACGGGTACCAGGTCGCACGCGTCGAGGACGTGCTCGACGAGGTCGACATCTGGGTCACGACGACGGGCAACGAGCACGTCATCACGACCGATCACATGCTCGGCATGAAGCACCTCGCGATCGTCGCGAACGTCGGGCACTTCGACAACGAGATCGACGTCGCGGGCCTCGCGAGGACGGGTGCCGAGCGCATCGAGATCAAGCCGCAGGTGCACGAGTGGCGACTGCCGACGGGCCGCTCGATCCTCGTGCTCTCCGAGGGGCGCCTCATGAACCTCGGCAACGCGACGGGGCATCCCTCGTTCGTCATGTCGAACTCCTTCTCGAACCAGGTGCTCGCGCAGATCGAGCTCGCGCAGCGCGCGAGCGAGTACACGACCGACGTGCACGTGCTGCCGAAGGTGCTCGACGAGGAGGTCGCCCGCCTCCACCTCGACGCGCTCGGCGTGCGGCTGACGACGCTCACCGACCGCCAGGCGCGCTACATCGGCGTGCCCGTCGCGGGCCCGTTCAAGCCGGACCACTACCGGTACTGA
- a CDS encoding MarR family winged helix-turn-helix transcriptional regulator, which produces MPAHDEVDDIIAQWVRVRPDADVAPFAVLSRLTRLARRLQRVRAAAFADAGLEAWEWDVLAALRRADGALTPKELIAQTMVTSGTMTNRIDGLAARGLVERMAHDSDRRSTRVRLTDDGLDRVDSALDALLDAEHRLLAGMGDDDRRRLARLLRALGEGLDD; this is translated from the coding sequence GTGCCCGCACACGACGAGGTCGACGACATCATCGCGCAGTGGGTGCGCGTGCGCCCCGACGCCGACGTCGCCCCCTTCGCGGTCCTGTCCCGGCTCACGAGGCTCGCGCGCCGCCTCCAGCGCGTGCGCGCGGCGGCATTCGCGGATGCGGGGCTCGAGGCGTGGGAGTGGGACGTGCTGGCGGCGCTGCGGCGCGCGGATGGCGCGTTGACCCCGAAGGAGCTCATCGCGCAGACCATGGTCACGAGCGGCACGATGACGAACCGCATCGACGGGCTCGCCGCGCGCGGGCTCGTCGAGCGCATGGCCCACGACAGCGACCGTCGGTCGACCCGCGTCCGCCTCACCGACGACGGGCTCGACCGCGTCGACTCGGCGCTCGACGCGCTGCTCGACGCCGAGCACCGACTGCTCGCCGGCATGGGCGACGACGACCGTCGACGCCTCGCCCGTCTGCTGCGCGCGCTCGGCGAGGGCCTCGACGACTGA